The segment CGAGATGTCGAACGGAATGCTATAGAAAATCTTGTTGCTCCACCGGAACGAGAGGCCGACGGAACGGTCCCAGAAATCGTGGTCAGTGAACTTGTCCGTATCGAACCACTTGGAATTCCACGCAGCACCAATCTGTGCGAAGGCGTCGATGTAGAATCCGCGGGTCTCGAAAATCCAGAATCCCTTGCGCCAGTCGTCGTAAATGGGGAATAGGTAGTGGAGTTCGGCCATGGCGGTCTTGGTGCCTGCGCGCGTATAACTTTCGGAATTTCGCAGGTAGGGGTAGCCTTCGAGCAGTACGGGACTGTAGTAGTACGAGTCGAGCGTATCCTCTTTCGCGTCGGTATCCCAATGGAAAATTCCGGCGAGCTTGGCGCCTGCGGCAAGGCGTGCACCGGTGAGCGGGCTCTGGATGCTGCCGTAGAGGTTGATGCCGAACTCGTTGATGTTGAAGTTCCTGTACTTGGGCTTGATGGAACCGCTTTCGGTGACGTAGAAACTTTCGGCGAATGTACCCGGGCGGTAAAGGTTGCTGTTGGAATACTGGTAGTATGCTGTAATGCCGTTCCCCTGGCCGCTGATTCCCGTGCCGTCTTCGCCTTCTTCATCGCCGTAGAGCCCGAAGAGCGCCATCGCGGTGAAGCGCTTCTGGTATGTCCACGAGAAGTTGTCTTCGTAGAGGTTGAAGTCTGCCCAGTCGTAGCCGAGTGCAATTTGCAGGGTGTCGCTTGACTTGAATATGCTGTAGCCTGCTCCACCTACGATTGCCTGCATCGGGATGGCGTAATGGTCCATTCCCAGGCTATCGCCGTCATGTTGGCGCACATCCTCGTAGCGGACGGTGTCCATGCTCGTGTAGTTCGCATATGTGTAGCTGAGTGCGAAGTCAATAGGCGTGCTGTGGTTTTCCCATGCGACGAAGAATTCCTTCTCCTGCTTGGGGTTGAGCCCGTCGGTGTTTATGTAGTCGAAGCCTTGCCCGAGTTCAAGTAGGAGCCCCAGCTGGATGGTGTTCTTTTTGAGCGGGTCGGAAAGGATGACTGCTAGGCCCGCTTTCGCCTTGAGCTGGCCTTCGCCGAAGACGGTCAGGTCGGGGGCGTTCTCGTTGAAGGAGAGGATGGGGATGAACATCGGAACGGTCGGGATGGGCTTGTAGTCGCGCTCGGCGCCAGCGAATTCGCGGTCTTCGAGTTCGATATGCTTCTCGATCTTGGGCGGGAGCGTTCCCTTGAGCACGATTTCGCTCGGGGCGGGCCTCTGCGTGATTGTGTATGTCGTGTCGTACACCTTGATAATGCTGTCGCGCATCGTTACAGTTGGCTCTGTCGTGCAGTTTGCGAGCGCCGCGATAGAGTCAACCGGGGCATCTTCCTTCGTCATCCCCGCGGATGCCCCTTCCTTCGTCATCCCCGCGGAGGCGGGGATCTTTGTAGAATCAGTTGCTTCGCAGTTGTTCCAGGCCGTATCGGCGACCTGCAATACGCTGTCGCGTTCCGTCACGTTCACCGTCGTGTCGTTTACCATCGCGACTGGAGTGTACTGGAGCTTGTAGAGCGAGAATCCGTCCTTGTCGTACTGCGTAAAGTAGAGCGTGTCGCCTGCGAGTACCGGCGTGAATGCGCCACCGACCACGTTCGTGAGCGGGCGCTCGTTCCCGGTATCGATGTTTTTCTCGATGAGGTTGAATATCCCGTTCCTGTTGCTCGCGAACACGATCTTGCTGTCGTCAATCCAGTTCACGTCGCGCTCGTCGTAGCCTTCGGTGCTCACGACCTTCATGTTCTTGCCGTCGGCGTCTATCACGGCGATTCCGCGATGCACGTCGTCGAAGAAACTGAAGGCGATTCGCTTGCCGTCGGGGCTGTACTTGGGGCTATAGATATTGTAGTACCTGAATTTCGCGTCGGGCACGTAGATGTCTATCGGGTCTTCTGCCGTGTATTCACTGAAGTCTGCGGTGAAGGGGACCTTGCTCAAAACGAAGCGCGTGCTGAAGGGTTCGCGCCGCACGAAGGCGACTTCGTTCCCCTTGGGGCTGAATGCGGGGTAGACGGCATCTACAAGGTAAGTCAGAGTAAGCTTGTTCTTGTTCGTGTCACTCACGGCGATGTCAAAGTGCGCGTGTCCGTCCTTGTCGCGGTTCTGGAACGTCACGTAGGCAAGAATCGGGCCTTTTTCCGGGGCGTCGTACACGTCGATGCCCTTGTCGAACCAGGGCTTCTTCGCGCGGAACCCGCTCTTCGCGTAGTCGCTAATGTCGATGGTGGAGTCGCCTTCCTCTTCCTCGATGGAAATCTGCCCGATTTCGACACCGTCAACTTTTTCATTTTTCTTCGTCATCTCCGCGGAGGCGGGAATCTTATTCGCGGTAGAGTCCTCGGAAGCGGAATCAGGTTCTAGCGGCATCTTGAAAACCGCGCCGTCGAACCACGGCCCGCCAAAGTTGGAAACGCCGTAGAGGTTCTTGCCTGCGACTACGGGGAAGTCCTGCCAGAAGGCTTCGGTAGTTAGCTTCTTGCCTTCGACGAGTGGCCCGAGGGAATCCTTCTGCGCCTTGTAAGCTTCGGTAATTTCTTTTTTCCAGGCTTCGTAGAGTTCTTTTTCGCCAATTCCGAGAATTTTCTTAAGCGCTCCGTCGAGTGTTACGCGGTAGGGATTCGAAAGCTCCGTCCAGATTTTCGGGACGGCATCTTCACCGTAGTGCTTCGCGATGTAGCGTACGAGTGCGAACCCCTGCGTGTAGGGCCCGAGTTCGGCAAACAGCGAATTGTCGGCAAAGTCGTGCATGTATTCGAGCGGGAGCAGGGTATCGTTCAGTGCGGCGACGCGCAGTAGCATGTCGCGGTGGCTGTCCCAGGCGTCAAACCCCATGCGGGCGGATTCAAACTGAGCCGTGCCCTCGGCAAACCAGAGCGGCTGCAGCGTAAAGGGGACAAAACTTGTGAAGTCGCTGGTGATGCGCTCGTTGTAATAGTCGGTGTAGCCGATTTGCAGGCCGTAGATATTTGGGAGCAGCTTGCTACCGTTTTCGATACTTACCAAGTGGCTGAATTCGTGCGTGATGACGTCGGCAATCCAGCCGTGGCTGCTGCGGACCTTGAAATCCCAGTTGGTGAGCCACAGGTTTAGCGCGTTTTCACTCGGGACGGCACTGCCGTTGCTGTAGAGCGCGTTATTGAGCACGGCGTTCACGCGGCCCGGTAAATCCTTCTTGTAGCGGCCCACGACAGAATCGTAGACGGCTTCTGCATACGAAGAAAGGCGAGAGGCGTGCTCGGTATATTCCTGCGGGTAAATAAACTGGAAGTGCGTCGTGCCGGCGGTCTTCCACTTGATATCGCTCTGGTTACCGTAAAAACCGGCAGCATTCGCGGCTACCGCAAGGAGTGCCGTAGCACAACACAAAAATTTCTTCGCGTCAAAAAACATTCTACCCCTAATTTAGGAAATTCGGGCCCCTGCGCCCACTTTTTGGGCACTAAAAAATTAACTCAGGGCTATTTTGCAAGGACTGTGCTGAACCCAACGAGTTTTTTTGAACTCGAATCCAGCTTCCCCAGGTAGTAAACGAGTACGCGACTGTGGTCGAGAACCTTGCATTCAAGCCCTGCGGCAGGGACTGTGGGCTGTTCAAAATTGCTCTGATCGGCCTTGAAGGTGTACTTGCCTCCTTTGCATTCGCCTTCGTAATCCAACAGGGCGCGCTTCAGCTTGCTTTTGACTACATTGTACTCGAAGTATTCGTCGTGCTTTTCGACCATGGCTTGCTTGGCCTTGATGGCTTGCAGGTAGTAGTTCATGGCGAATGTCGAGAATATCCCGGCTACGCTTATGGTTACTACAAGTTCAATGAGCGTGAATCCCTTTTTCATTTTTTGCTCCTGAACCTGCAGAGGTGCTGTGCCCTGGTGGTGTCTGCTTTGTTGCGTATGGAAACTGCCGTCGCGCATGTTTCCGTATCGAAGCTAGATACTATGCACTTTATTTCCCAGTGTATGCCGTTGCCGTCGATGTGCTGGTATGTAGTATCTTTCAGTGCCGGGGCCGATAACAGCGTTATCTTGGAAAGTTCTGCTCCGTAGTCGTTTACCCAGGCCTGGTTTTCGATTTTCCCCGGGTACAAGAAGCTGAACATCGCCACGCCCGTAGTTGTCAGTACGGCAAAACTGACGAGAACTTCCATGAGTGTAAATCCCTTACAGTTTTTCATACGAAGCATCGCCCCCCATGTGGAAAATATCGGGCATGAGTATCGTTATGGTAGAATCCCTTTCGAACGATGCCTTGCGTAAAAAGTTCCGCCAGCGGGTGCCGCCTTCGTCGAACCCGAAATCCCAAACAATGGTGCTGCCCTTCAGCGTTCCCTGGAAATTGACCGTGCCCTTGCTTACTAGGTTCCCGACGATATTGCACTTGTCCGAAATACGTACGGGAACATTCGGCATGGTTTCGTCCCAGTTGTCGCCGACAAACATGACCAGGGCATTTTTTGCACGCAACATTTCGATGTCCATGGTGCCTGTGTATTCGGCAGGCCCGGTCTTGCGCCCCTGCAGGATCAGCTTCAGGGGGAGTTCCTGTTCCTTGCGTAAGTTTACAGATAAAGTATCTTGCACGAAAACTACGCCCGAAATGGAGGCATTTTCGCCAAGTTCGGCGGTACGTGCCTTTATTTGTGCCTTCTTGAAAATGGAATTCCCGATAATCTTGATGGATTCCGCATTGATGGAGCACCTGTCGCACAGGGCGTCCCCCTGGACGATGACTTTTTTGCAAACTAAATCATTTGGAATTCTGTCTTTTGCGTCGAATTCACAGAGCCGTTTTTTGAAAACAGAATCAAACTGGTCGCGCGTGTTTTGCGGAAAATACTGCAACGAATCGAACAGCGTGAAAACCTTTTCAGAAAAGACGGTATCGTACGATGTCGACTTGTCGGCCATCATCTTGTAATGCGAACTGTAGTTGACCTGCCCGCCGGGGATGGCGATTCCGCCCTTTATCTTGGAACCCTGTGCCAGCGCGAGCGTGGCGTTTTTTGAAAGCACCGTGACGGCGGGGAGGTTTGCCTGCACAAAGCCAGAATACACAGAAGATTCCTCCAGGGAATCCTTGGAGAAAATATCGAGCAGGGCGTATGCCCCTTTTTGCTTGTGCGAAAGCGAAAAGCGAATGTTTCCGTCGGTTGATTGGTAGGCGAGGCTGTCCGTACGCCAAGGTTCCTTGCTCGACTGTAACTTGACGAGCGAGTAGTCCAGCGCGCTTTCGATATCCAGTTCCGCCTGGCTTTTTACATAGCGGTGGAACGATTCAATCCTTTCGGACTTTATCATCGTAAAAATGGCGAGGCCGATATTGCCTGCAATCAGCAGGACAATCATTGCCAGGGACAAGGTGTAGCCGTGTTTACGGCGCAAGTTCCAGCGTCCCGCCGTCATACGCTATGGTCACCTTGTCGGCACTGATGGATTCGATATGGACATTCCAGATATCTTGCCCGACGCTCACCACGGCAGATTCCCCGTTGTGCTTGAGGATAGCGACGGGGTTGTCGCCCGGGAGGATAGCGTCTAGCGTAATTCTGGGTTTTGGCTTTACCGGCTTGGGCTTTTCGACAACGGTGTCGCGGGCAACTTCCTTGACCACCTTGACTACGGGCTTGGGCGCTGCCGGCTGTTCGAACGGGTTGCGGATGCCCTTGGTGTCGAGCGTCTGGTGCTTAAGGCGGTCAAGCAGATCGTTGAATTTCAGGTCCTTGCCGACTTCAAGGCTGCTTGCCTGTTCCTGCGTGGGGCTGTCCTGGTTTCCGGTGAGCTTGTACAAAAGCGCTCCCCAAAAAAGGAGGGTTACCGCGACGACGAGGGCGATAAACTTGTTCATTGTTCACCTCCCAGTACGGCAAGCCTGACTGCGGCAGTAACCTTGCCGCTGCCGTTACCGCTCATGTCAATGGAATTTACAGAAATGCAGAAGGCCTCGTTTTCGAGGGCTTCGATGAACCTGAGGAAATCGGTATATTCCGAAACGGCCTTGAACGAAACAGGGTATTCTATGCGGCCGTCCCCCTTCAGGGATTCCTGTGTGGTGAGGTCAATCATGTTTACGTTGTTCTCTGCCGCCTTCCCGTGAATCATCATCAGGATTTCGGACGACGAGACGGATGTACGGACAAGCGAATTGATTTTGCCCGAGATATCCCGGTACTCGCTGAGCAGGGAATCTGCCGAAATTTCTTGCTTCGAGGCAAGTTCGTACAGCTGGCGCTGGCCCTTGAGTTTCTGGAAGTTTGACGATTCTTCCATAATGTAGGGCACGCAGATGCCCAGTATGGCGGCAAGCGCTGCGGCGATAACGAGCACCGTCAAGAAAATGTACTTGTAGCGGTAAAGCTTGTTCACATTGCCTCCGCTACGATGTCAAAACGGATTACAGGTTTCCGCCTGAAGGTTGTCTTTTCGGTTGTCCGTAACCGCACGTTCACAAAGTTGTTCGACTTTTCAAGAGCCTGGAGCGTTGCCGAAATCTCGTTCGCGTTTGCGGCGAGCCCCTGGATGGAATGGACTTTGCCGTCTATTTTCCAGTGTGTAATCCAGGAATCCTGCTGGATGGTTTCGCCGACGAGCGCCATTTTTGATGCGGTCCTGGAGCGGTGAGCCAAAAATTTGCGTATGCGTTCGGTGCGCTTTTCCAGGTCCTTTACCAGCTCGTTGAATTCCTTTTCGTTTTGGAGTTCTTTTTCGTAGGCAATGCGGTCTTTTTCGTTGCCGGATTCTTCAATGTGGTTGATGATTCCGATAGCGCCTGTGCCGAGGAACGACAGTGCAACGAAAATGGCCGCAACCT is part of the Fibrobacter sp. UWR2 genome and harbors:
- a CDS encoding PD40 domain-containing protein, with amino-acid sequence MFFDAKKFLCCATALLAVAANAAGFYGNQSDIKWKTAGTTHFQFIYPQEYTEHASRLSSYAEAVYDSVVGRYKKDLPGRVNAVLNNALYSNGSAVPSENALNLWLTNWDFKVRSSHGWIADVITHEFSHLVSIENGSKLLPNIYGLQIGYTDYYNERITSDFTSFVPFTLQPLWFAEGTAQFESARMGFDAWDSHRDMLLRVAALNDTLLPLEYMHDFADNSLFAELGPYTQGFALVRYIAKHYGEDAVPKIWTELSNPYRVTLDGALKKILGIGEKELYEAWKKEITEAYKAQKDSLGPLVEGKKLTTEAFWQDFPVVAGKNLYGVSNFGGPWFDGAVFKMPLEPDSASEDSTANKIPASAEMTKKNEKVDGVEIGQISIEEEEGDSTIDISDYAKSGFRAKKPWFDKGIDVYDAPEKGPILAYVTFQNRDKDGHAHFDIAVSDTNKNKLTLTYLVDAVYPAFSPKGNEVAFVRREPFSTRFVLSKVPFTADFSEYTAEDPIDIYVPDAKFRYYNIYSPKYSPDGKRIAFSFFDDVHRGIAVIDADGKNMKVVSTEGYDERDVNWIDDSKIVFASNRNGIFNLIEKNIDTGNERPLTNVVGGAFTPVLAGDTLYFTQYDKDGFSLYKLQYTPVAMVNDTTVNVTERDSVLQVADTAWNNCEATDSTKIPASAGMTKEGASAGMTKEDAPVDSIAALANCTTEPTVTMRDSIIKVYDTTYTITQRPAPSEIVLKGTLPPKIEKHIELEDREFAGAERDYKPIPTVPMFIPILSFNENAPDLTVFGEGQLKAKAGLAVILSDPLKKNTIQLGLLLELGQGFDYINTDGLNPKQEKEFFVAWENHSTPIDFALSYTYANYTSMDTVRYEDVRQHDGDSLGMDHYAIPMQAIVGGAGYSIFKSSDTLQIALGYDWADFNLYEDNFSWTYQKRFTAMALFGLYGDEEGEDGTGISGQGNGITAYYQYSNSNLYRPGTFAESFYVTESGSIKPKYRNFNINEFGINLYGSIQSPLTGARLAAGAKLAGIFHWDTDAKEDTLDSYYYSPVLLEGYPYLRNSESYTRAGTKTAMAELHYLFPIYDDWRKGFWIFETRGFYIDAFAQIGAAWNSKWFDTDKFTDHDFWDRSVGLSFRWSNKIFYSIPFDISLTFARALSRIGDENGRDGSWKPSPIDVPLLPDVASPTRIKFAIGMGFVNSWQ
- a CDS encoding prepilin-type N-terminal cleavage/methylation domain-containing protein → MKNCKGFTLMEVLVSFAVLTTTGVAMFSFLYPGKIENQAWVNDYGAELSKITLLSAPALKDTTYQHIDGNGIHWEIKCIVSSFDTETCATAVSIRNKADTTRAQHLCRFRSKK
- a CDS encoding type II secretion system protein encodes the protein MKKGFTLIELVVTISVAGIFSTFAMNYYLQAIKAKQAMVEKHDEYFEYNVVKSKLKRALLDYEGECKGGKYTFKADQSNFEQPTVPAAGLECKVLDHSRVLVYYLGKLDSSSKKLVGFSTVLAK